In Elaeis guineensis isolate ETL-2024a chromosome 1, EG11, whole genome shotgun sequence, a genomic segment contains:
- the LOC105039774 gene encoding putative E3 ubiquitin-protein ligase RF298 isoform X2: MATMVARGSSPLSSSIPIQERGRRNKRKFRADPPITDPITANLPLQTECSNYEELFPVERNSDDPSLEHHAGACETCGTLMCGPLEGLGLEEFQDTDWSELTETQLEEILLSNLDSIFKSAIKIITSSGYSEEVATSVVLRSGLCYGCKDTVSNIVDSALVFLRSGQEVESSRTENSSEDLRTLARTVLVDMISMLREVRPFFSIGDAMWCLLICDMNISHACALEDNPLNGMENGEVSGNSASPRVESGSNFNNISSPAIPESNAPGPEKLKTVLPYPKNTPQPEMSTVVGIPNLPYGRFLASSNVHEMVPNLNTGKENPISSSGHMEESSSSTISHSLQEGKSVGSRRVPLGSSKREFILRHKSIHFEKSYRALGSKAAFRASKQSNLGGLILDRKCNPISNSKMINMKSTSIKVSKAMGIEKSKADMTLDLSFTAGLSSSASCSAKTVSSPSPTPAANTELSLSISSTSGSGVGFKQDCSIEASNCSSFAGIPSDRISRDWVPQDKKDDMLVKLVPRLRELQAQLQDWTDWAQQKVMQAARRLSKDKLELQTLRQEKEDVIRLQKERQNLEDNTRKKLGEMEIAISKANDQVERASAAAHRLEVENARLRLEMEAAKLQAAEAAASCHEVTGREIKTHKMFQSWEREKSLSQEELVNEKQKLSLLLQQLEQAKEQQGQSEARWRQEEKMKDEALSLSNSERIKQEKIESSAKLQENALIVKEENDLQKYKNDIRRLEQQTAQLRLMTDSSKFATLKWGTNKSYASCLSDGRKSSNALYLTKIIVQDLGSDDVQPERECVMCLTEEMSVVFLPCAHQVVCTKCNELHEKQGMKDCPSCRTPIQRRISVRSADS; the protein is encoded by the exons ATGGCTACAATGGTGGCTAGGGGTAGCAGTCCTCTGTCTTCCTCGATCCCTATTCAAGAAAGGGGTAGGAGGAACAAGAGAAAGTTTCGAGCTGATCCACCCATAACTGATCCAATTACAGCCAATCTTCCATTGCAAACCGAATGCTCCAACTACGAAGAATTATTCCCTGTTGAGAGGAACTCGGATGATCCCAGCCTTGAGCACCATGCAGGTGCCTGCGAAACATGTGGGACGCTTATGTGTGGTCCTCTAGAAGGGCTAGGATTGGAGGAATTCCAAGACACAGACTGGAGTGAGCTCACAGAAACCCAACTTGAGGAGATCTTGTTGAGTAATTTGGATAGCATCTTTAAGAGTGCAATTAAGATTATCACTTCTTCTGGATACTCTGAGGAGGTGGCAACGAGTGTTGTCTTGAGGTCCGGGCTCTGTTATGGATGCAAAGATACAGTTTCTAACATTGTTGACAGTGCATTGGTATTTTTGAGGAGTGGGCAAGAGGTTGAATCTTCTAGAACAGAGAACTCATCAGAGGATTTGCGGACGTTGGCAAGGACTGTGTTGGTAGACATGATTAGCATGCTTAGGGAGGTCCGACCATTCTTTAGTATAGGTGATGCCATGTGGTGCTTGCTGATCTGTGACATGAATATTTCCCATGCTTGTGCATTGGAGGACAATCCCTTAAATGGTATGGAAAATGGTGAGGTCTCAGGCAATTCTGCTTCTCCCCGAGTGGAATCAGGCTCAAACTTCAATAATATTTCTTCTCCAGCCATTCCTGAATCAAATGCTCCCGGACCTGAGAAACTGAAAACTGTTTTACCTTATCCTAAGAATACTCCACAACCTGAAATGTCCACTGTGGTAGGGATCCCAAATTTACCTTATGGCAGGTTCTTGGCCTCAAGCAATGTGCACGAGATGGTTCCAAATCTTAATACAGGGAAGGAGAATCCAATTTCTTCATCTGGTCATATGGAGGAATCCTCTTCTTCAACCATTTCTCATTCTCTACAAGAAGGGAAGTCAGTAGGTAGTAGAAGGGTCCCTTTAGGTAGTTCAAAGAGGGAATTTATTCTCCGGCATAAGTCAATTCACTTTGAGAAAAGCTACAGAGCATTGGGATCTAAAGCAGCTTTTAGAGCAAGCAAACAGAGTAATTTGGGGGGTTTAATATTGGATAGGAAATGCAATCCCATTTCCAattctaaaatgataaatatgAAGAGCACCTCCATTAAAGTAAGCAAGGCAATGGGAATAGAAAAGTCAAAAGCGGACATGACACTTGACCTTTCTTTTACTGCTGGACTCTCCTCTAGTGCATCATGCAGTGCAAAAACAGTTAGCAGTCCATCTCCAACACCTGCTGCAAACACTGAACTTTCTTTGTCTATTTCTTCTACAAGCGGCAGTGGTGTTGGTTTCAAACAAGACTGTAGTATTGAGGCTTCAAATTGCAGTAGTTTTGCAGGCATCCCCTCCGATAGGATATCTAGGGATTGGGTACCACAGGACAAGAAGGATGATATGCTGGTTAAATTAGTTCCCCGGCTACGGGAACTGCAGGCACAACTGCAGGACTGGACAGACTGGGCCCAGCAAAAGGTGATGCAGGCTGCCCGTAGACTGAGCAAAGACAAGCTTGAGCTGCAAACGTTGAGGCAGGAAAAGGAAGATGTCATTCGTCTCCAAAAAGAGAGGCAGAATTTGGAAGATAACACCAGGAAAAAGCTTGGAGAGATGGAAATCGCAATATCCAAGGCAAATGACCAGGTTGAGAGAGCCAGTGCTGCTGCTCACAGGCTCGAAGTTGAGAATGCCCGGCTGAGGCTGGAAATGGAAGCTGCAAAGTTACAGGCTGCAGAAGCGGCGGCTAGTTGCCATGAAGTTACGGGAAGGGAGATAAAGACTCATAAAATGTTCCAGTCATGGGAGAGAGAGAAGTCATTGTCTCAAGAGGAGCTTGTGAATGAAAAGCAGAAACTCTCTCTGCTGCTGCAGCAACTAGAACAAGCTAAAGAGCAGCAAGGTCAATCAGAG GCTAGGTGGAGACAAGAAgagaaaatgaaggatgaagccCTCTCGCTGTCCAACTCTGAAAGAATtaagcaagaaaaaattgagagttcAGCAAAATTACAGGAAAATGCATTAATAGTGAAAGAAGAAAATGATTTACAAAAATACAAAAATGATATCCGGAGGCTTGAGCAACAGACTGCACAATTGCGGCTAATGACAGACTCCTCAAAGTTTGCAACATTAAAATGGGGCACGAATAAAAGTTATGCGTCATGCCTTTCTGATGGAAGAAAGAGCAGTAATGCACTTTATTTGACGAAGATTATTGTCCAGGACCTGGGATCTGATGATGTACAGCCTGAACGGGAGTGCGTGATGTGCTTGACCGAAGAGATGTCTGTTGTTTTCCTTCCTTGTGCCCACCAAGTTGTTTGCACCAAATGCAATGAGCTTCACGAGAAGCAGGGTATGAAGGATTGTCCTTCATGTAGGACACCCATTCAGCGCAGGATTTCTGTACGCTCTGCTGACTCTTAG
- the LOC105039774 gene encoding putative E3 ubiquitin-protein ligase RF298 isoform X1 yields the protein MTPSGGTYRIAPLTTKPQGSGVNTDRERKRRRCSSPRPPAEPSSPPPSVPPPADLSPIDPVSIVPERGFHPDYAIISTSRVVEGSVVRMATMVARGSSPLSSSIPIQERGRRNKRKFRADPPITDPITANLPLQTECSNYEELFPVERNSDDPSLEHHAGACETCGTLMCGPLEGLGLEEFQDTDWSELTETQLEEILLSNLDSIFKSAIKIITSSGYSEEVATSVVLRSGLCYGCKDTVSNIVDSALVFLRSGQEVESSRTENSSEDLRTLARTVLVDMISMLREVRPFFSIGDAMWCLLICDMNISHACALEDNPLNGMENGEVSGNSASPRVESGSNFNNISSPAIPESNAPGPEKLKTVLPYPKNTPQPEMSTVVGIPNLPYGRFLASSNVHEMVPNLNTGKENPISSSGHMEESSSSTISHSLQEGKSVGSRRVPLGSSKREFILRHKSIHFEKSYRALGSKAAFRASKQSNLGGLILDRKCNPISNSKMINMKSTSIKVSKAMGIEKSKADMTLDLSFTAGLSSSASCSAKTVSSPSPTPAANTELSLSISSTSGSGVGFKQDCSIEASNCSSFAGIPSDRISRDWVPQDKKDDMLVKLVPRLRELQAQLQDWTDWAQQKVMQAARRLSKDKLELQTLRQEKEDVIRLQKERQNLEDNTRKKLGEMEIAISKANDQVERASAAAHRLEVENARLRLEMEAAKLQAAEAAASCHEVTGREIKTHKMFQSWEREKSLSQEELVNEKQKLSLLLQQLEQAKEQQGQSEARWRQEEKMKDEALSLSNSERIKQEKIESSAKLQENALIVKEENDLQKYKNDIRRLEQQTAQLRLMTDSSKFATLKWGTNKSYASCLSDGRKSSNALYLTKIIVQDLGSDDVQPERECVMCLTEEMSVVFLPCAHQVVCTKCNELHEKQGMKDCPSCRTPIQRRISVRSADS from the exons ATGACACCAAGCGGTGGCACGTATAGAATAGCACCCTTGACAACCAAACCCCAAGGCAGCGGAGTAAATACAGACAGAGAAAGGAAAAGGCGGAGGTGTTCTTCTCCGCGACCTCCAGCAGAACCCTCATCGCCCCCTCCGTCGGTACCTCCGCCTGCCGATCTATCGCCAATCGATCCAGTTTCCATTGTTCCGGAACGG GGATTTCACCCGGATTATGCAATAATCTCCACATCG AGAGTTGTTGAGGGATCAGTTGTTAGAATGGCTACAATGGTGGCTAGGGGTAGCAGTCCTCTGTCTTCCTCGATCCCTATTCAAGAAAGGGGTAGGAGGAACAAGAGAAAGTTTCGAGCTGATCCACCCATAACTGATCCAATTACAGCCAATCTTCCATTGCAAACCGAATGCTCCAACTACGAAGAATTATTCCCTGTTGAGAGGAACTCGGATGATCCCAGCCTTGAGCACCATGCAGGTGCCTGCGAAACATGTGGGACGCTTATGTGTGGTCCTCTAGAAGGGCTAGGATTGGAGGAATTCCAAGACACAGACTGGAGTGAGCTCACAGAAACCCAACTTGAGGAGATCTTGTTGAGTAATTTGGATAGCATCTTTAAGAGTGCAATTAAGATTATCACTTCTTCTGGATACTCTGAGGAGGTGGCAACGAGTGTTGTCTTGAGGTCCGGGCTCTGTTATGGATGCAAAGATACAGTTTCTAACATTGTTGACAGTGCATTGGTATTTTTGAGGAGTGGGCAAGAGGTTGAATCTTCTAGAACAGAGAACTCATCAGAGGATTTGCGGACGTTGGCAAGGACTGTGTTGGTAGACATGATTAGCATGCTTAGGGAGGTCCGACCATTCTTTAGTATAGGTGATGCCATGTGGTGCTTGCTGATCTGTGACATGAATATTTCCCATGCTTGTGCATTGGAGGACAATCCCTTAAATGGTATGGAAAATGGTGAGGTCTCAGGCAATTCTGCTTCTCCCCGAGTGGAATCAGGCTCAAACTTCAATAATATTTCTTCTCCAGCCATTCCTGAATCAAATGCTCCCGGACCTGAGAAACTGAAAACTGTTTTACCTTATCCTAAGAATACTCCACAACCTGAAATGTCCACTGTGGTAGGGATCCCAAATTTACCTTATGGCAGGTTCTTGGCCTCAAGCAATGTGCACGAGATGGTTCCAAATCTTAATACAGGGAAGGAGAATCCAATTTCTTCATCTGGTCATATGGAGGAATCCTCTTCTTCAACCATTTCTCATTCTCTACAAGAAGGGAAGTCAGTAGGTAGTAGAAGGGTCCCTTTAGGTAGTTCAAAGAGGGAATTTATTCTCCGGCATAAGTCAATTCACTTTGAGAAAAGCTACAGAGCATTGGGATCTAAAGCAGCTTTTAGAGCAAGCAAACAGAGTAATTTGGGGGGTTTAATATTGGATAGGAAATGCAATCCCATTTCCAattctaaaatgataaatatgAAGAGCACCTCCATTAAAGTAAGCAAGGCAATGGGAATAGAAAAGTCAAAAGCGGACATGACACTTGACCTTTCTTTTACTGCTGGACTCTCCTCTAGTGCATCATGCAGTGCAAAAACAGTTAGCAGTCCATCTCCAACACCTGCTGCAAACACTGAACTTTCTTTGTCTATTTCTTCTACAAGCGGCAGTGGTGTTGGTTTCAAACAAGACTGTAGTATTGAGGCTTCAAATTGCAGTAGTTTTGCAGGCATCCCCTCCGATAGGATATCTAGGGATTGGGTACCACAGGACAAGAAGGATGATATGCTGGTTAAATTAGTTCCCCGGCTACGGGAACTGCAGGCACAACTGCAGGACTGGACAGACTGGGCCCAGCAAAAGGTGATGCAGGCTGCCCGTAGACTGAGCAAAGACAAGCTTGAGCTGCAAACGTTGAGGCAGGAAAAGGAAGATGTCATTCGTCTCCAAAAAGAGAGGCAGAATTTGGAAGATAACACCAGGAAAAAGCTTGGAGAGATGGAAATCGCAATATCCAAGGCAAATGACCAGGTTGAGAGAGCCAGTGCTGCTGCTCACAGGCTCGAAGTTGAGAATGCCCGGCTGAGGCTGGAAATGGAAGCTGCAAAGTTACAGGCTGCAGAAGCGGCGGCTAGTTGCCATGAAGTTACGGGAAGGGAGATAAAGACTCATAAAATGTTCCAGTCATGGGAGAGAGAGAAGTCATTGTCTCAAGAGGAGCTTGTGAATGAAAAGCAGAAACTCTCTCTGCTGCTGCAGCAACTAGAACAAGCTAAAGAGCAGCAAGGTCAATCAGAG GCTAGGTGGAGACAAGAAgagaaaatgaaggatgaagccCTCTCGCTGTCCAACTCTGAAAGAATtaagcaagaaaaaattgagagttcAGCAAAATTACAGGAAAATGCATTAATAGTGAAAGAAGAAAATGATTTACAAAAATACAAAAATGATATCCGGAGGCTTGAGCAACAGACTGCACAATTGCGGCTAATGACAGACTCCTCAAAGTTTGCAACATTAAAATGGGGCACGAATAAAAGTTATGCGTCATGCCTTTCTGATGGAAGAAAGAGCAGTAATGCACTTTATTTGACGAAGATTATTGTCCAGGACCTGGGATCTGATGATGTACAGCCTGAACGGGAGTGCGTGATGTGCTTGACCGAAGAGATGTCTGTTGTTTTCCTTCCTTGTGCCCACCAAGTTGTTTGCACCAAATGCAATGAGCTTCACGAGAAGCAGGGTATGAAGGATTGTCCTTCATGTAGGACACCCATTCAGCGCAGGATTTCTGTACGCTCTGCTGACTCTTAG